Below is a genomic region from Brassica oleracea var. oleracea cultivar TO1000 chromosome C9, BOL, whole genome shotgun sequence.
GTTATCTAGCTTGCTTTCGGGTTGATTTAGTTCAGTTTTTATTGGGTTTATTAGTTTTGTAAAAATGTACCAAAAATTTATTTAAAAAGTGGATTAATACATATTGATTTTGTGTGTGTGCGCGTGTAAACAGCTTGATCGTCTATGCTGCATAGCTTCAAGGTATACAGATCGTCCAATGCCATCCATGCCACCATCTCAGCCGTTGATTAATCCTGCTTCGGAGCTTCCACATCACCAACCTTCATTGGAGTTAGATATTAGCGCATACGCTGGTAACTATCCAGATCATCCTTGTTCAGACTTGATGTCGCTTCCTCCACAAGACACTGCTTGTTTCTTCCCAACTCAAACTATTAACAACAGCAACAACAACAACATGTTACTTGCGGATGAAGAAAAGGTTATGGCTATGGAATCTGCTGTCTCTTGCGTCCAAGAACTTACTAAAATGTGTGACACGGAAGAGCCTTTGTGGGTCAACAAGAAATCGGACAAGATCGGTGGCGAGACTTTGTGTCTGAACGAGGAAGAGTACATGAGGTTGTTCCCATGGCCAATGGAGAAGAATAACAACAACGGAGATTTTCGTACAGAAGCTTCAAAGGCAAACGCAGTTGTTATCATGAACAGCATAACGCTTGTTGACGCGTTTCTAAACGCTGTAAGTAGTATACTATTCACAAACTCCTTTGATTTTAATGATTTGCGATTAATCGATGCATGTTTTGTATTCCAGGATAAGTGGTCGGAGATGTTCTGCTCAATAGTGGCTAGGGCAAAAACTGTTCAGATTATTTCATCTGGAGTTTCTGGAGCTAGTGGCTCTCTTATGCTGGTAATTTAATAACTCGTTTTGGAACTAGCTGAACAAACGTGGCCATTATTTCTAACTTAGTCTATGTTGTTATGTTTTACTAGATGTATGCAGAGTTACAGGTATTATCTCCACTGGTTCCAACTCGTGAAGCGTATTTTCTACGTTACGTGGAACAAAACTCTGAAAACGGGAACTGGGCAATCGTAGACTTCCCGATCGATAGCTTCCACGACCAAAACAGTCCTCATGAGTATAAGAGAAAACCTTCAGGGTGCATCATTCAAGACATGCCTAATGGATACTCAAAGGTCAAGTGGGTCGAGCACGTGGAGGTAGTAGTCGAGAGGCACGTGCACGAGACCTTCGCAGAGTATGTGAAAAGCGGTATGGCTTTTGGAGCTAGCCGTTGGGTCGATGTGTTGGAGAGACAATGCGAGAGGATGGCTAGTCTAATGGCTAGAAACATAACCGATCTTGGAGGTTAGTAATCTAAACCATATCCCTAGATTCTAAAAACCCTAAAACCAATGTTTAAGAAACCGCATGGCAGTAATTAAATGTTTTATATGAATTACTGATTAGCCTACACTTGGACGGAATTTTATGAACACCTAGACCGGTTTTTCATAAAAACTGTTCTAGAAAAATCATTTTGTTTGGATCCGATTTAACTCCTAGGCGGGCGTCTAGTCCCGGCTTAGACTGATTTTAAGAACACCTCCTAAAACGGACATCACTAAAGTTATGTTTCTTATTACAGTGATTCGATCAGCAGAAGCCAGGAGGAACATGATGAGGTTATCACAAAGGATGATAAAAACATTCTGTGTGAATATAAGCACATCGTACGGACAATCATGGACCGCACTGTCTGAAACAACGAAAGACACTGTGAGAATCACGACAAGGAAAGTGTGTGAGCCTGGTCAGCCAACTGGAGTTGTTCTTGTTGCTGTCTCAACAACTTGGCTTCCATTTTCTCACTTCAAAGTCTTTGATCTCCTCCGTGATCAACATCACCACTCTCTCTTGGAAGTTTTGTTCAGTGGAAACTCACCTCATGAAGTTGCTCATATAGCCAATGGTTCACATCCTGGAAACTGCATCTCTCTTCTTCGTATTAATGTAAGTTCAAAACATCAAAACCTAGTTCTAGATACCACAAAGAATTTACCAGAACTTGTTAGCTTATGTTAGAAGTTCAGTTACTGCAGAAACGAAATTAATATTACATTCCAGAATAGAGGATTAGGAATTGCACTGAACCTCCTAAAATTAAAATTAAAAATATCTTGAATTATTTATTGTGTTTTTGCATACAGGTAGCTAGCAACTCATGGCATAACGTGGAGCTGATGCTACAAGAGAGCTGCGTTGACAACTCCGGTGGCTTGATCGTCTACTCTTCCGTCGACGTTGTCCCAATTCAGCACGTGATGAACATTGAAGATCCTTCAAATGTTCCGCTTTTGCCCCTCGGGTTCTCAGTCGTCCCTGTGAACCCTCCCGGTGAGGTCGAGGGTATTTCTGTCAATTCAATTCCTCCGCCGTCGTGTCTTCTCACCGTTGGGATTCAGGTCTTGGCGAGCAACGTCCCAACCGCGAAGCCGAATCTCTCCACCGTCACAACCATCAACAACCACCTTTGCTCCATAGTCGATCAGATCACTTCCGTCCTTAGCAGCACCATTTCTCCGACCATCGCATCTTCCGCCGCCGCAGCCAAACA
It encodes:
- the LOC106313836 gene encoding homeobox-leucine zipper protein HDG5, producing MLTIEEESVMTSDNRFASPPPPASSSPATIQNPNFNFIPFNSFSSIIPKEEHGMMSMSMMMMMGDGAVEEMMENGSVGGSFGSVSEQAEDPKSGTEFVVNELRDDEQPPPAKKKRYHRHTDRQIQEMEALFKENPHPDDKQRQRLSHELGLKPRQVKFWFQNRRTQMKAQQDRAENVMLRADNDNLKLENSQLQAELRCLSCPSCGGPTVLGDIPFNELHIENCRLREELDRLCCIASRYTDRPMPSMPPSQPLINPASELPHHQPSLELDISAYAGNYPDHPCSDLMSLPPQDTACFFPTQTINNSNNNNMLLADEEKVMAMESAVSCVQELTKMCDTEEPLWVNKKSDKIGGETLCLNEEEYMRLFPWPMEKNNNNGDFRTEASKANAVVIMNSITLVDAFLNADKWSEMFCSIVARAKTVQIISSGVSGASGSLMLMYAELQVLSPLVPTREAYFLRYVEQNSENGNWAIVDFPIDSFHDQNSPHEYKRKPSGCIIQDMPNGYSKVKWVEHVEVVVERHVHETFAEYVKSGMAFGASRWVDVLERQCERMASLMARNITDLGVIRSAEARRNMMRLSQRMIKTFCVNISTSYGQSWTALSETTKDTVRITTRKVCEPGQPTGVVLVAVSTTWLPFSHFKVFDLLRDQHHHSLLEVLFSGNSPHEVAHIANGSHPGNCISLLRINVASNSWHNVELMLQESCVDNSGGLIVYSSVDVVPIQHVMNIEDPSNVPLLPLGFSVVPVNPPGEVEGISVNSIPPPSCLLTVGIQVLASNVPTAKPNLSTVTTINNHLCSIVDQITSVLSSTISPTIASSAAAAKQDVI